One Candidatus Methylomirabilota bacterium DNA window includes the following coding sequences:
- the atpF gene encoding F0F1 ATP synthase subunit B, with the protein MFRARCLWLAGLVCATVMVLVPGTLLAAEEGGGGLINLDKSLGVQMINFLILLLILWRLLYRPLLAKMQERTQAIQQSLAEAQAARAEAARAQEENAARQRQALAEAASIRDRALKEASEEQKRVLEAARAESQRLVAAAKAQLEADIRRAREELRREVAELGTAVAEKLVRRSLREEDHRRIVAEAVGQLKG; encoded by the coding sequence ATGTTTCGCGCTAGGTGCCTGTGGCTGGCCGGTCTCGTGTGCGCCACTGTCATGGTCCTCGTGCCCGGCACGCTGCTGGCCGCCGAGGAAGGCGGCGGCGGGCTCATCAACCTCGACAAGTCGCTGGGCGTTCAGATGATCAACTTCCTCATCCTCCTGCTGATCCTGTGGCGGCTGCTCTACCGGCCACTGCTCGCGAAGATGCAGGAGCGGACGCAGGCCATTCAGCAGTCGCTGGCCGAGGCGCAGGCCGCCCGGGCGGAGGCGGCCCGCGCGCAGGAGGAGAACGCGGCGCGGCAGCGCCAGGCGCTGGCCGAGGCGGCCAGCATTCGCGACCGGGCTCTGAAGGAAGCCAGCGAGGAGCAGAAGCGCGTGCTCGAGGCCGCGCGGGCGGAATCCCAGCGGCTCGTCGCCGCGGCCAAGGCCCAGCTCGAGGCCGACATCCGCCGGGCCCGTGAGGAGCTGCGGCGCGAGGTGGCCGAGCTCGGGACCGCGGTCGCCGAGAAGCTCGTTCGGAGGAGCCTGCGCGAGGAGGATCACCGGCGCATCGTGGCCGAGGCCGTCGGGCAGCTGAAGGGCTGA